Proteins encoded within one genomic window of Brassica rapa cultivar Chiifu-401-42 chromosome A09, CAAS_Brap_v3.01, whole genome shotgun sequence:
- the LOC117128194 gene encoding uncharacterized protein LOC117128194: MLYCFQISGMELELPNRLYGEGLEPQVKKINNSCRLKLLELLKEKMEPEFDEVMKDPIFSQIMVIQKNDLKFSARLVHSFLCKELMTSKRHEKWFTFARRPLRFGLQEYHAVTGLKVKRENNSGLVTWKDDNGFWSKQIKTNGKINLQIIKKKHLEESNTWTWVDRVRLIYLCVIMGVVMGKDEKVNIPHLYMKLAMDLEKLRNYPWGLYSFDFLLKQIDKTRHKLEQKEGYLMEGFLFGFQIWIMEAVPALGEICGTKVSKDFTGPLCGNWRGCAKCSYEDIIGVENLFPENGILHSFMESHIDGVVLLATDFVQKDEKKDERVDRILDMINSKHDWNNHVWGVKEGTNSEFEESGEEKGEDQTADTERGENSHVAGNVDGTADVSGRNKRKHADRGAESRKKNVLCHLAASSKGNIDTDMKNFLEDLVQASFTAFGEKFCQQFSDRLGKIETEVTQLRTASERTEQFETVVTDRLGKIEAEVTQLRTSLVVTELVGKSDQASGPSLTKINSGPSTSKKGTAPTKKKAVKNQELKTADSCVNLPRAKVTQSSASDLRMGTQEFLESCMKNLPLDTFVKGLNPSQAKVEDSLDWLELPKSLKKPTDSLELQKSLKKPAVRLDDRDIELDGENFPDRCLVFVHPTDFKKMQDWQDTRTAIQIGPSMLDGDLAGRIMSASSWLKNYEIDAIMYVFRERTTLKRWNVDRVAFMTCVFSDLIAKDYQNFCKGIKKYTMDPLLLQYGKGELPSHGRTQMLWNVDVDRMYVPVWVNCNHWIALCISFVTRNIQVFDCGGKKKIKEVEAFAQLIPRIVKAVQSLTIQKHLHITPYNVSYVPMSGLNRLQCHCGVYTIKHIECHVLGLDIFMVNDENIWGARIKIMWDLWEAANDLELIERMSKYEPIKCSKPAEYVEIDDL; encoded by the exons atgttgtattgttttcaaatttcaggTATGGAGTTGGAGTTGCCTAATCGTTTATACGGTGAGGGATTGGAACCTCAGGTTAAGAAGATTAATAACAGCTGCCGACTAAAACTTCTCGAGTtgctaaaagaaaaaatggaacCAGAATTCGATGAAGTTATGAAAGATCCCATTTTTTCACAGATTATGGTTATCCAGAAGAATGATCTGAAGTTTTCGGCGAGGTTGGTACACTCTTTTTTGTGTAAGGAGTTGATGACAAGCAAGAGACATGAGAAGTGGTTCACTTTCGCTAGGAGACCTCTGCGTTTTGGATTGCAAGAGTATCATGCTGTCACTGGTCTGAAAGTGAAGCGAGAGAATAACAGTGGGCTAGTGACATGGAAAGACGATAATGGTTTTTGGAGCAAGCAGATAAAGAcaaatggaaaaataaatttgcaGATCATAAAAAAGAAGCATTTGGAAGAGAGCAATACCTGGACTTGGGTTGATAGGGTGAGACTGATATATCTTTGCGTTATTATGGGTGTGGTGATGGGAAAGGATGAGAAGGTGAATATCCCGCATCTGTACATGAAGTTGGCGatggatttggagaagcttcggAATTATCCATGGGGTCTGTATTCGTTTGATTTCCTTCTGAAGCAAATTGATAAAACAAGGCATAAATTAGAGCAGAAAGAGGGGTATCTGATGGAAGGATTCTTGTTTGGTTTCCAAATTTGGATAATGGAAGCTGTTCCTGCTTTAGGAGAGATTTGTGGCACAAAAGTCAGTAAAGATTTTACAGGTCCACTGTGTGGTAATTGGAGAGGATGTGCAAAATGTTCTTATGAAGATATCATTGGCGTTGAGAACTTATTCCCAGAAAAC GGAATTTTGCATTCATTCATGGAATCCCACATAGATGGAGTGGTCCTTTTGGCAACTGATTTTGTACAGAAGGATGAGAAGAAAGATGAAAGAGTAGATCGTATTTTAGATATGATCAATAGTAAACATGATTGGAACAATCATGTTTGGGGAGTAAAAGAAGGTACGAACTCTGAATTTGAGGAATCTGGCGAAGAGAAAGGAGAGGATCAAACAGCTGATACTGAGAGAGGTGAAAATAGTCATGTTGCAGGGAATGTTGATGGCACAGCTGATGTTTCGGGAAGAAACAAGAGAAAGCATGCAGACCGAGGAGCAGAGTCAAGGAAAAAGAATGTTTTGTGCCACCTAGCTGCTTCATCAAAAGGAAATATTGACACAGATATGAAAAATTTCTTGGAGGATCTGGTACAAGCTTCTTTTACTGCTTTTGGGGAGAAATTCTGTCAGCAGTTCTCGGACAGGTTGGGTAAGATTGAGACTGAGGTTACACAACTCAGGACAGCTTCAGAGAGAACTGAGCAATTTGAGACCGTTGTAACCGACAGATTGGGGAAAATTGAGGCTGAGGTTACACAGCTCAGGACAAGTTTAGTGGTGACTGAATTGGTGGGAAAGAGTGATCAAGCAAGCGGTCCTAGCTTGACCAAAATCAACAGTGGTCCTAGCACCAGCAAAAAAGGAACTGCTCCAACAAAGAAAAAG GCTGTAAAAAACCAAGAGTTAAAGACTGCTGATTCGTGTGTCAATTTACCTCGTGCAAAAGTTACTCAATCATCAGCTAGTGATCTTCGTATGGGTACACAAGAGTTTTTGGAAAGTTGCATGAAGAACCTTCCATTAGACACATTTGTGAAAGGTTTGAATCCTTCTCAAGCTAAAGTCGAAGATTCATTGGATTGGTTGGAACTTCCTAAATCATTGAAGAAGCCAACAGATTCATTGGAACTTCAAAAATCATTGAAGAAGCCAGCGGTCCGATTAGATGACCGAGATATAGAGCTAGACGGCGAAAATTTCCCTGATCGCTGCTTGGTGTTTGTGCATCCTACAGATTTTAAGAAGATGCAGGACTGGCAAGATACACGAAC AGCTATACAGATTGGTCCTTCTATGTTAGACGGTGATCTAGCCGGACGTATTATGTCTGCCAGCAGTTGGCTTAAAAACTAC GAAATTGATGCTATAATGTATGTTTTCCGGGAAAGAACAACATTGAAACGATGGAACGTAGATCGTGTTGCTTTCATGACATGCGTCTTCAGCGACCTCATTGCTAAGGATTACCAGAATTTCTGTAAGGGAATTAAAAAATACACTATGGATCCATTACTACTGCAATACGGTAAAGGTGAACTGCCTTCCCATGGAAGAACACAAATGTTGTGGAATGTCGATGTGGATCGGATGTACGTTCCTGTCTGGGTCAATTGCAACCATTGGATTGCTTTATGCATCAGTTTTGTGACTAGGAATATCCAGGTGTTTGACTGCgggggtaaaaaaaaaatcaaggaaGTGGAAGCTTTCGCGCAGCTTATTCCTCGGATTGTCAAGGCCGTGCAGTCATTGACAATACAGAAGCATCTCCACATCACTCCGTACAATGTTTCCTATGTACCTATGAGTGGTCTTAACCGACTTCAATGTCATTGTGGTGTGTACACTATAAAACACATCGAATGCCACGTGCTTGGGTTGGACATATTTATGGTGAATGATGAGAACATCTGGGGAGCTCGGATAAAGATTATGTGGGATCTATGGGAAGCAGCTAATGATCTAGAACTGATTGAGAGAATGTCAAAGTATGAACCTATTAAGTGTAGTAAGCCTGCCGAGTatgttgagattgatgatttatga
- the LOC103838998 gene encoding putative pentatricopeptide repeat-containing protein At1g28020 — MMRILVQHAKLYRSCTLRTLWSSANQTLQHRLTEALDQNAQIIPVLQQWRQQGNQIDPSHVRVIIKKLRDSDQSLQALQVSEWMLDNVVESNGVAPDSVNVDNVSKLYASVSDVRAMEKLLTAWEENCGNWSTLEWLITLDMAKACLKDGSQEKAIKLLTSTEKLVDPKTFKQAYELLTKLYGDAEKKEEVLRIWNLCNKSTEESCDNNDYLTVIRTLLKLDAITEAEEFYKVWEYSPLEFDYRIPTMLASGYRERGMVDEAEKLIMKTLIKNIRMKRPINPLLDEWGGRMRVSELKCLIKNLHDSNQFSKALQVSEWMDEKRACNIYAEDYAARLHMVEVVLGLEEAEKFFKNIPENMKDYTVYATLLSSYAKSDKHLGKAKVTFEKMRELGFLMKPSPFNSMLSFPSQRNMVGEFLREMEENNVSPDSLIVNKVLRIYAADSNVEAMEKFMKKWSGEEGIKLERETMAAVAKAYAKAGSMGKAIEMYGGVAGSEGEVYRLWNEFKKNEELEDDWWCRLFNKNEKLEGDMYKTVITSLLKLDNVEGAEKVYGEWKPVGPNLDLSIPGLLISRFCAEGNELKVGELINSIKGKRNEMHARMVRDYIARVVTYVAIGVFFFLVVAGRYLTKFWPWILFF, encoded by the exons ATGATGAGAATTCTTGTACAACACGCAAAACTTTACAGGAGTTGCACCCTCAGAACCCTGTGGTCGTCGGCTAATCAAACTTTGCAGCATCGTTTAACAGAGGCTCTTGATCAGAATGCACAAATCATTCCGGTGCTACAGCAGTGGCGGCAACAGGGGAATCAGATCGACCCTTCTCACGTGAGAGTCATAATCAAAAAGCTTCGTGATTCTGACCAATCTCTCCAAGCCCTTCAG GTGTCAGAGTGGATGTTAGATAATGTTGTCGAAAGTAACGGTGTGGCTCCCGACAGCGTCAATGTGGACAACGTGTCGAAGCTATACGCGTCTGTGTCCGACGTGAGGGCGATGGAGAAGCTCTTAACTGCGTGGGAAGAGAACTGTGGGAACTGGAGCACTCTTGAGTGGCTCATTACTCTTGACATGGCAAAGGCTTGCCTCAAAGACGGTTCACAAGAAAAGGCGATAAAATTGCTCACGTCAACCGAGAAACTAGTTGACCCCAAAACGTTTAAACAAGCTTACGAGCTTCTCACGAAGCTCTATGGTGATgctgaaaagaaagaagaggtgCTACGTATATGGAACCTTTGCAATAAGAGCACAGAAGAGAGTTGTGATAACAATGACTATCTAACTGTGATCCGTACACTCTTAAAGCTAGACGCTATCACTGAGGCGGAAGAGTTTTACAAAGTGTGGGAATATTCGCCTCTTGAGTTTGATTACCGGATCCCAACTATGTTGGCCTCTGGTTATCGAGAGAGAGGAATGGTTGATGAAGCTGAGAAACTTATTATGAAAACTTTAATAAAGAACATAAGAATGAAGAGACCTATCAATCCGCTTTTGGACGAATGGGGAGGTAGAATGAGAGTGTCTGAACTCAAATGCCTCATCAAGAATCTTCATGATTCTAATCAGTTTTCCAAAGCACTTCAG GTTTCAGAGTGGATGGATGAAAAAAGGGCTTGTAACATTTATGCTGAAGATTATGCAGCTCGGCTTCATATGGTTGAAGTTGTGTTGGGTTTGGAAGAAGCAGAGAAGTTCTTTAAAAACATCCCTGAGAACATGAAGGATTACACTGTCTACGCAACTCTCCTAAGCTCTTACGCAAAATCTGACAAACATTTGGGTAAGGCCAAGGTAACTTTTGAGAAGATGAGAGAGCTAGGTTTCCTCATGAAACCTTCACCGTTCAACTCGATGCTCTCTTTCCCCAGTCAAAGAAATATGGTTGGGGAGTTTCTTCGTGAGATGGAAGAGAACAACGTGTCTCCCGATAGTCTCATAGTGAACAAAGTCTTGAGAATATATGCGGCTGACTCAAACGTAGAAGCTATGGAAAAGTTCATGAAAAAGTGGAGTGGAGAAGAAGGGATCAAACTAGAAAGAGAGACCATGGCTGCAGTGGCAAAGGCTTACGCTAAAGCAGGATCGATGGGAAAAGCTATAGAGATGTATGGTGGTGTGGCAGGGAGTGAAGGAGAAGTGTACCGTCTTTGGAACGAGTTTAAGAAGAATGAGGAGTTGGAGGATGATTGGTGGTGCCGTCTTTTTAACAAAAATGAGAAGTTGGAGGGTGATATGTATAAAACTGTTATTACTTCTTTGTTGAAGCTAGACAATGTAGAAGGAGCTGAAAAGGTATATGGAGAGTGGAAACCGGTTGGACCGAACCTGGACTTGAGCATACCTGGCTTGTTGATTTCCCGCTTTTGTGCAGAAGGAAACGAATTGAAAGTTGGTGAATTGATAAATTCCATTAAAGGGAAGAGGAATGAGATGCATGCAAGGATGGTGAGGGATTATATCGCCAGGGTCGTGACATATGTTGCTATCGGTGTGTTCTTCTTTCTTGTAGTGGCCGGACGATATCTAACAAAATTCTGGCCgtggattttatttttttag
- the LOC103839103 gene encoding LOW QUALITY PROTEIN: putative pentatricopeptide repeat-containing protein At1g28020 (The sequence of the model RefSeq protein was modified relative to this genomic sequence to represent the inferred CDS: inserted 1 base in 1 codon), translating into MLDNVVGLEEAEKCFESIPHSARDGSFYTSLLTLYKRSDKTLCKAEATFKKMRELGLLTSPSPYNAMMSLYGALNNRDKADELFREMQGNNVAPDSVTLDHVSKLYAAVPGVTPMEKTLTAWEENSGNWRTLEWLITLDMAKAHKKXAIKLLTLTEKLLVDPKSFKQAYELLTKLYGEAEKKEEVLRIWNLCNENTEPYCDNNDYLTVVRSLLKLDAITEAEEIYKVWEYLPLEFDIRIPTALASGYRERGMVDEAEKLMKSLIKNIRMKRPINPLLDQWGSRMRVSELKCLIKNLHDSNQFSKALQVC; encoded by the exons ATGTTAGATAATGTTGTTGGCTTAGAAGAAGCAGAGAAGTGCTTCGAAAGTATACCACATAGCGCGAGAGACGGTTCTTTCTACACTAGTCTGCTAACCTTATACAAACGATCGGACAAGACTCTGTGTAAAGCCGAAGCCACGTTCAAGAAAATGAGGGAGTTAGGTCTTCTCACGAGTCCTTCTCCTTACAATGCAATGATGTCTCTTTACGGTGCTCTAAATAATCGAGATAAAGCCGATGAGCTTTTCCGTGAGATGCAAGGTAATAACGTGGCGCCCGACAGCGTCACTCTGGACCACGTGTCAAAGCTATACGCCGCTGTGCCTGGCGTGACGCCGATGGAGAAGACCTTAACTGCGTGGGAAGAAAATAGTGGGAACTGGCGCACTCTTGAGTGGCTCATTACTCTTGACATGGCAAAGGCTCACAAGA AGGCGATAAAATTGCTCACTTTAACCGAGAAATTACTGGTTGACCCCAAGTCGTTTAAACAAGCTTACGAGCTTCTCACGAAGCTGTATGGTGAAgctgaaaagaaagaagaggtgCTACGTATATGGAACCTTTGCAATGAGAACACAGAACCGTACTGTGATAACAATGACTATCTAACTGTGGTTCGTTCACTCTTAAAGCTAGACGCTATCACTGAGGCGGAAGAGATTTACAAAGTGTGGGAATATTTGCCTCTTGAGTTTGATATCCGGATCCCAACAGCGTTGGCCTCTGGTTATCGAGAGAGAGGAATGGTTGATGAAGCTGAGAAACTTATGAAAAGTTTAATAAAGAACATAAGAATGAAGAGACCGATCAACCCCCTTTTGGACCAATGGGGGAGTAGAATGAGAGTGTCTGAACTCAAATGCCTCATCAAGAATCTTCATGATTCTAATCAGTTTTCTAAAGCACTTCAGGTTTGTTGA
- the LOC103839110 gene encoding putative pentatricopeptide repeat-containing protein At1g28020: MDEKRACNIYAEDYAVRLHMVDVVLGLEEAEKFFKNIPENMKDYTVYATLLSSYTKSDKHLGKAKATFEKMRELGLLMKPSPFNSMFSFHSQRNMVEEFLREMEENNVAPDSLMVNKVLRIYAADSNVEAMETFMKKWSGEEGIKLERETMAAVAKAYSKAGSIEQAIEMYGGLEGSKKEVYRLWNECKKKEKEKLEDGWLSLGNECMTNEKLEDYWYKTVIASLLKLDDVEGAEKVYGEWKPVGPNLDLRIPGLLISRFCAESNKLKVGELINL; this comes from the coding sequence ATGGATGAAAAAAGGGCTTGTAATATTTATGCTGAGGATTATGCAGTTCGGCTTCATATGGTTGATGTTGTGTTGGGTCTGGAAGAAGCAGAGAAGTTCTTTAAAAACATCCCAGAGAACATGAAGGATTACACTGTCTACGCAACTCTCCTAAGCTCTTACACAAAATCTGACAAACATTTGGGTAAGGCCAAGGCAACGTTTGAGAAGATGAGAGAGCTAGGTCTCCTCATGAAACCTTCACCGTTCAACTCAATGTTCTCTTTCCACAGTCAAAGAAATATGGTTGAGGAGTTTCTTCGTGAGATGGAAGAGAACAACGTGGCTCCCGATAGTCTCATGGTGAACAAAGTCTTGAGAATATATGCGGCTGATTCTAACGTAGAAGCTATGGAAACGTTTATGAAAAAGTGGAGTGGAGAAGAAGGGATCAAACTAGAAAGAGAGACCATGGCTGCAGTGGCAAAGGCTTACTCTAAAGCAGGATCAATAGAACAAGCTATAGAGATGTATGGTGGCCTGGAAGGGAGTAAAAAAGAAGTGTACCGTCTTTGGAACGAGTGTAAGaaaaaggagaaggagaagttgGAGGATGGTTGGTTAAGTCTTGGGAACGAGTGCATGACGAATGAGAAGTTGGAGGATTATTGGTATAAAACTGTTATTGCTTCTTTGTTGAAGCTAGACGATGTAGAAGGAGCTGAAAAGGTATATGGAGAGTGGAAACCGGTTGGACCGAACCTGGACTTGAGAATACCTGGTTTGTTGATTTCTCGGTTTTGTGCAGAATCAAACAAATTGAAAGTTGGTGAATTGATAAATCTATAA